A genomic segment from Acyrthosiphon pisum isolate AL4f chromosome A3, pea_aphid_22Mar2018_4r6ur, whole genome shotgun sequence encodes:
- the LOC100168271 gene encoding titin translates to MFSNLSSWFYGSNATEKSDEVVVTDPCPDSLIEVDENFEPIEIDESDDWVILGKGESESDSKKTDDEGCGTVVDRHSRSSSSCQNEEGWFVTPPPCFTSIGPADMETTPLENLLIEHPSMSVYHSPTVSSIMPERRTLASIASNSESFDDDTPIVFETVKCKEKLPKQPKKKTLKKSVPLDEFKIAPETILGNVPSVLSSPVVEIKKVERSQTEMFPVLAPISKAKVCSPPAIRSYKEVAASLKRRQPKNDMSEIKHVKIESKVEVVESPQTVLPMEEETQTVVKAFTPKKVMKKGRKPPCPLPHLMKNESQKMPKEIIVPKIRAQERLVRLSSFSIIQSEVPKSCKTPKRNAIKPVVEKQQKPNSNSTTCVEAQKPVSVLDTEEKKKKKVQQKSIVKEVKPEIIESHPITQTAVVRPKCDVIEKRDQKSPVKKENIIIPLTTSIALNSLVSRPEENAYKHELLKRELAMIAGTNKAQKLQAHRETRILSRNQLTHINRVNMMLSASNKRLRRADKNMRPSGANNNRKCC, encoded by the exons ATGTTTTCGAACTTATCCAGCTGGTTCTACGGAAGTAACGCTACCGAAAAAAGTGACGAAGTTGTCGTCACTGATCCTTGCCCAGACTCTCTAATCGAAGTTGACGAAAACTTCGAACCCATCGAAATTGACGAATCTGACGACTGGGTTATCCTTGGAAaag gtgaATCTGAGTCGGATTCTAAAAAGACTGATGATGAAGGGTGTGGAACTGTAGTTGATCGCCACAGTCGATCATCTTCTTCCTGTCAAAATGAAGAAGGCTGGTTTGTTACTCCTCCTCCTTGCTTCACGTCTATTGGTCCAGCAGACATGGAGACGACACCTTTGGAGAATCTTCTCATTGAACATCCAAGCATGTCTGTCTATCACAGCCCCACTGTGAGTTCAATAATGCCCGAGAGAAGAACTCTAGCCTCAATTGCGAGTAATAGCGAGTCATTTGATGACGATACACCAATAGTCTTTGAAACTGTGAAATGCAAAGAAAAATTACCTAAACAACCCAAGAAAAAGACGCTGAAAAAATCTGTGCCTCTTGATGAGTTCAAAATTGCACCTGAAACTATTTTGGGCAATGTACCAAGTGTTTTGTCATCTCCTGTTGTTGAGATTAAAAAAGTCGAACGTTCTCAAACGGAAATGTTTCCAGTATTGGCTCCAATTTCTAAGGCCAAAGTATGCTCTCCACCAGCTATTCGTAGCTATAAAGAAGTAGCTGCATCATTAAAACGAAGACAACCAAAAAATGACATGTCTGAAATAAAACACGTTAAAATCGAATCCAAAGTCGAAGTTGTTGAGTCACCTCAAACAGTTTTGCCAATGGAAGAGGAAACGCAGACAGTTGTGAAAGCCTTTACTCCTAAAAAAGTCATGAAGAAAGGTCGCAAACCACCATGCCCATTGCctcatttaatgaaaaatgagtCGCAAAAGATGCCAAAAGAAATAATTGTTCCTAAAATCCGTGCCCAAGAACGGTTGGTCAGGTTGAGTTCCTTTAGCATCATACAATCCGAAGTGCCAAAAAGCTGTAAAACACCAAAAAGAAATGCTATAAAACCAGTTGTTGAAAAGCAACAAAAGCCTAACAGTAATTCAACAACTTGTGTTGAAGCACAAAAACCTGTATCTGTTTTAGATacagaagaaaaaaagaaaaagaaggtACAACAAAAATCTATTGTCAAAGAAGTAAAACCTGAGATAATAGAGTCTCACCCGATTACTCAGACTGCAGTGGTAAGACCAAAATGTGATGTAATTGAAAAGAGGGACCAAAAGTCTCCTGTAAAAAAAGAGAACATCATCATACCATTGACGACTTCCATTGCCCTTAATTCTTTAGTGTCTCGACCTGAAGAAAATGCTTACAAGCACGAGTTGCTTAAAAGAGAGCTGGCAATGATTGCTGGCACCAATAAAGCACAGAAG cTGCAAGCACACAGGGAAACTCGTATTTTAAGTCGCAACCAACTGACTCATATCAATCGTGTAAATATGATGTTGAGTGCAAGTAACAAAAGACTGAGAAGGGCCGACAAAAACATGCGACCGTCGGGTGCTAACAACAATCGTAAATGCTGTTAA